A part of Fibrobacter sp. UWR4 genomic DNA contains:
- a CDS encoding glycosyltransferase, whose product MVGSPLKALIAPLDWGLGHATRCVPIIREYLRQGAHVEIAVVKSNAAFFRGAFPNLRQRLVPSYNIVYPKHGYNMGLWLVKNGAHLNKVIRFEHRFAEEMVERHHYDVLVSDNRFGFYSHKAKSIYMTHQRRIAFPPMLSAFESMGIMWHCSIMRHFDEVWVPDIPGAPGYAGNMSHVKFCPRPVKYVGLLSRFQDARQTANPLETVSVNEPKGPYQFVAVVSGVEPARGRFEKRLADIFGSIPGRHAIIQGRPSAGIKTWTEGNTDYFTHLPDDQFANVIKSAKWIVSRGGYSTIMDMAVLGAKCVLVPTPGQYEQVVLARDLSKSHQAVTLGEEELNKDSLLDSVDECDVQIPAAQNNDLLKTAVVQSFRKKKV is encoded by the coding sequence ATGGTTGGAAGCCCGCTAAAAGCTCTGATCGCACCTTTGGACTGGGGATTAGGGCACGCCACTCGCTGTGTGCCTATTATCCGCGAGTATTTGCGTCAAGGAGCCCATGTTGAAATTGCGGTGGTGAAATCCAATGCCGCATTTTTCCGCGGTGCATTTCCAAACTTGCGTCAACGTCTAGTTCCTTCCTACAATATTGTGTATCCCAAGCATGGATACAATATGGGATTGTGGCTTGTCAAAAATGGCGCCCACCTGAATAAGGTCATTCGATTTGAGCATCGCTTTGCGGAAGAGATGGTGGAACGTCACCATTATGACGTGCTGGTGTCGGACAATCGCTTTGGCTTTTACAGCCATAAGGCAAAGTCCATCTACATGACTCACCAGCGACGCATTGCGTTCCCGCCTATGCTTTCCGCTTTCGAGTCGATGGGCATTATGTGGCACTGTTCCATTATGCGTCATTTTGATGAGGTCTGGGTTCCTGATATTCCTGGCGCACCCGGTTATGCAGGGAACATGTCCCATGTGAAATTCTGCCCCAGGCCTGTAAAGTACGTGGGGCTTTTGTCCCGATTCCAGGATGCACGTCAAACGGCCAACCCTCTGGAAACGGTTTCTGTGAACGAGCCTAAGGGGCCTTACCAGTTCGTGGCAGTGGTCTCCGGAGTGGAACCTGCGAGAGGCCGTTTCGAAAAACGTCTTGCGGATATTTTTGGAAGTATTCCTGGAAGGCACGCCATTATCCAGGGGCGTCCCTCTGCGGGTATCAAGACGTGGACGGAAGGCAATACGGATTATTTCACCCATTTGCCTGATGATCAGTTTGCGAATGTGATCAAGTCCGCGAAATGGATAGTTTCCCGTGGCGGTTACAGTACCATTATGGATATGGCTGTACTAGGCGCGAAATGCGTGCTTGTACCTACGCCGGGACAGTATGAACAAGTGGTTCTTGCGAGAGATCTTAGCAAGTCCCATCAGGCGGTTACCCTTGGGGAAGAGGAACTGAATAAGGATTCCTTGCTGGATTCTGTTGACGAATGTGATGTCCAGATTCCTGCCGCACAAAATAATGACTTGCTTAAAACAGCCGTCGTCCAATCTTTTAGAAAAAAGAAAGTTTAA